One Brachyspira suanatina DNA segment encodes these proteins:
- a CDS encoding ABC transporter ATP-binding protein — protein sequence MSVSISIENVVKRYEKLTIIPDLSLEIKNGEFFTLLGPSGCGKTTLLRMIAGFNTIEGGEIKFDKDVINNIPAHKRNIGMVFQNYAIFPHMTVRENVEYGLKLRKENKESMKKKVDEMLHVVKIEEYQDRLPERLSGGQQQRVALARAIVITPSVLLMDEPLSNLDAKLRIEMRSAIKDIQRHVGITTVYVTHDQEEALAVSDRIAVMKNGVIQQVGSPVSIYTRPYNVFVATFIGHSNLFYATIKIEGNDTYLLFRCGYKLKMDNLSDVKNGDEVIVGIRPEEFFVNSENQDGIKAKILSKTFLGKYTNYFLHFNDNEVVPDQPSIEYSQDSSYTDRMYEKDEVITLKPNANKINVFTPDMEKSLIKGVKKYE from the coding sequence ATGAGTGTATCTATATCCATTGAAAATGTAGTAAAACGTTATGAGAAGCTGACAATAATACCTGATCTTTCATTAGAGATAAAAAATGGAGAATTTTTTACTCTGCTTGGACCATCTGGATGCGGCAAGACAACACTGCTTCGTATGATTGCAGGCTTTAATACAATAGAAGGAGGAGAAATAAAATTTGATAAAGATGTAATCAATAATATTCCTGCTCATAAAAGAAATATTGGTATGGTATTTCAAAACTATGCAATATTTCCACATATGACTGTTAGAGAAAATGTTGAATACGGATTAAAACTCAGAAAAGAAAATAAAGAATCTATGAAGAAAAAAGTAGATGAAATGCTTCATGTGGTAAAAATAGAAGAATATCAGGACAGACTTCCTGAAAGATTATCTGGAGGACAGCAGCAGAGAGTAGCTTTGGCCAGAGCAATAGTTATCACTCCAAGTGTTTTACTTATGGACGAGCCTCTTTCTAACCTAGATGCCAAATTAAGAATAGAAATGAGAAGTGCAATAAAAGATATACAAAGACATGTAGGCATTACAACTGTTTATGTTACACATGATCAGGAAGAAGCACTTGCAGTATCTGACAGAATAGCTGTAATGAAAAACGGAGTTATACAGCAAGTTGGAAGCCCTGTAAGTATTTATACAAGACCTTATAATGTATTTGTCGCTACTTTTATAGGACATTCAAATTTATTCTATGCCACTATAAAAATTGAAGGAAATGATACTTATCTTTTATTTAGATGCGGATATAAATTGAAAATGGATAATTTATCAGATGTAAAAAATGGCGATGAAGTTATTGTTGGAATAAGGCCTGAAGAATTTTTTGTTAATTCTGAAAATCAAGATGGCATCAAAGCAAAAATATTATCTAAAACTTTTCTTGGAAAATATACTAATTATTTCTTACATTTCAATGATAATGAAGTTGTTCCTGATCAGCCTAGCATAGAATATTCACAAGACTCATCATACACAGATAGAATGTATGAGAAAGATGAAGTTATAACTTTAAAACCTAATGCTAATAAAATCAATGTATTTACTCCAGATATGGAAAAAAGTCTTATTAAAGGAGTAAAAAAATATGAATAA